A region from the Brassica napus cultivar Da-Ae chromosome C8, Da-Ae, whole genome shotgun sequence genome encodes:
- the LOC106362208 gene encoding probable protein phosphatase 2C 4 yields the protein MGNGVTKLSTCFTGRERFRQKDITFQLPDPLDEGLGHSFCYVRPDQTLTTSSKVHSELEETTTTVFRTISGASVSANTATPLSTSLYDPYGHVDRAAAFESTTSFPSIPLQPIPRSSGDDPIERGFLSGPIERGFMSGSLDDDGDGIDNPSSDHHFQRSFSHGLALRVGSKRRSLVRILRGAISKTVSRRQNSVVAPIRTEKNLKEGTSNDDVSVESQSLQWAQGKAGEDRVHVVVSEEHGWLFVGIYDGFNGPDAPDYLLSHLYPTLHRELKDLLLWNGPHNHCERRWRCEWDQEKQDLDRRLKEQIKHRTGSGSDRLTDHNEVLHALSEALRKTEEAYLDTADKMLEENPELALMGSCVLVMLMKGEDVYVMNVGDSRAVLGQRLERINEETMIKGCEGDPGLSASQLTVDHSTNVEEEIERIRNEHPDDASAVTNERVKGSLKVTRAFGAGFLKQPKWNNALLEMFQIDYKGESPYINCLPSLYHHRLGSKDQFLILSSDGLYQYFTNEEAVSEVELFITLQPEGDPAQHLVQELLFRAAKKAGIDFHELLEIPQGERRRYHDDVSIVVISLEGRMWRSCV from the exons ATGGGTAACGGAGTGACAAAACTGAGCACATGTTTCACAGGCAGAGAACGTTTCCGACAAAAAGACATAACCTTTCAGCTTCCTGATCCTCTAGACGAAGGTCTAGGCCACTCCTTCTGCTACGTCAGACCCGACCAAACTCTAACCACTTCCTCAAAAGTCCACTCAGAGCTCGAAGAGACCACCACCACCGTGTTCCGTACAATCTCCGGCGCCTCCGTCAGCGCCAACACCGCGACTCCCCTCTCAACTTCTCTCTACGACCCGTACGGCCACGTCGACAGAGCAGCCGCGTTCGAGAGCACGACGTCGTTTCCTTCTATCCCTCTCCAGCCCATCCCCAGAAGCTCCGGCGATGATCCGATCGAAAGAGGGTTCCTTTCGGGTCCCATCGAGAGAGGTTTCATGTCGGGCTCGCTTGACGACGACGGGGACGGGATTGATAACCCGAGCTCCGATCATCACTTCCAGCGTAGCTTCTCTCATGGTTTAGCGTTACGGGTCGGGTCGAAAAGAAGGTCTTTGGTTCGGATACTCCGTGGAGCAATCTCGAAGACGGTTTCTCGACGGCAAAACTCGGTCGTTGCTCCGATCAGGACAGAGAAGAATCTTAAAGAAGGGACTTCAAACGATGACGTTTCGGTGGAAAGCCAGAGTCTTCAGTGGGCCCAAGGAAAAGCCGGCGAGGATCGAGTACACGTCGTCGTTTCGGAGGAGCACGGTTGGCTGTTCGTGGGAATATACGACGGGTTCAACGGTCCAGATGCGCCTGATTATCTTCTCTCTCATCTTTATCCTACGCTTCACCGGGAGCTCAAAGACTTGTTGTTATGGAACGGTCCACATAATCATTGTGAGCGACGGTGGAGATGTGAGTGGGATCAGGAAAAGCAAGATCTTGACCGTCGATTAAAGGAACAGATCAAACATAGAACCGGGTCCGGGTCGGATCGGTTAACGGACCATAACGAAGTACTACATGCATTGTCGGAAGCTTTGAGGAAGACGGAAGAAGCGTATCTAGACACTGCTGATAAGATGCTGGAGGAGAATCCTGAGCTAGCTTTGATGGGTTCTTGTGTTCTGGTGATGCTTATGAAAGGTGAAGATGTTTATGTGATGAATGTTGGCGATAGTAGAGCTGTGCTTGGTCAGAGATTGGAACGGATCAACGAAGAAACAATGATAAAAGGTTGTGAGGGAGATCCAGGTTTATCAGCTTCTCAGCTCACTGTTGATCACAGCACAAATGTAGAAGAG GAGATTGAAAGAATCAGAAACGAGCATCCGGATGATGCTAGCGCGGTGACGAATGAACGAGTTAAAGGCTCCTTGAAGGTGACAAGAGCATTTGGTGCTGGTTTCCTAAAACAG CCTAAATGGAACAATGCGCTTCTAGAGATGTTCCAAATTGATTACAAAGGGGAGTCTCCATACATCAACTGCTTACCGTCTCTCTACCATCATAGATTAGGCTCCAAGGACCAGTTTTTAATACTATCATCGGATGGTCTCTACCAATACTTCACAAACGAAGAAGCGGTTTCAGAGGTTGAGCTCTTCATCACATTGCAGCCTGAAGGGGATCCAGCTCAGCACCTTGTCCAAGAGCTTCTGTTCAGAGCTGCTAAGAAAGCTG GTATAGATTTCCATGAACTGCTGGAGATACCACAAGGAGAACGGAGACGGTACCACGATGACGTTTCAATAGTAGTGATCTCTTTAGAAGGAAGAATGTGGAGATCTTGTGTGTAA
- the LOC125591432 gene encoding dof zinc finger protein DOF1.1-like isoform X2, with translation MPTNSNHHQHQLHENGSLVSGHGLLSQQLPPCPPNPNPNNHYAAVASGLPARLGGSMAERARQAKAPPPEGALKCPRCDSINTKFCYYNNYNLTQPRYFCKACRRYWTRGGALRNVPVGGGCRKNSKKGKNGNSKSSSSLSKQSSSTVNDPSSNSGQLRTNYQFPFLPTLHNLTQLGGIGLNLAATNGNNQGHEIGSSLMNDLGFLHVGNGRNIAAPISGNIHDNNNNGASSLMGHFSLFDPTTGLHAFQNGGNIVNNVGISFSSTSMVDSRAYQAAPVKMEEQPGLVNLSRPVSGLVNLSRPVSGLTSPGNLTNQYLWNSSDFSGPSSNDHHQLL, from the exons atg ccTACGAATTCAAACCATCATCAGCATCAGCTTCACGAGAATGGAAGTTTAGTGAGCGGCCACGGACTACTTTCTCAACAACTTCCACCTTGCCCaccaaaccctaaccctaacaaCCACTATGCTGCTGTCGCCAGTGGTCTTCCGGCGAGGCTTGGTGGATCCATGGCTGAGAGAGCGAGGCAGGCCAAAGCTCCTCCACCTGAGGGGGCCCTAAAGTGTCCTCGATGCGACTCCATCAACACTAAGTTCTGTTACTACAACAATTACAACCTTACTCAGCCTCGTTACTTCTGCAAGGCTTGCCGCCGCTACTGGACACGTGGCGGCGCCCTGAGGAACGTCCCCGTGGGTGGTGGCTGCCGGAAGAATAGCAAAAAGGGTAAAAATGGCAACTCAAAATCTTCATCTTCGTTGTCCAAACAGTCTTCTTCCACGGTCAACGATCCAAGTTCCAACTCAGGACAGCTAAGGACAAACTATCAGTTCCCGTTTTTACCAACTCTTCACAATCTCACTCAACTAGGAGGTATCGGTTTGAATTTAGCTGCCACTAATGGCAACAACCAAGGCCACGAGATTGGTTCGAGTTTGATGAACGATCTAGGGTTTCTTCATGTCGGAAATGGACGAAACATAGCAGCTCCGATTAGTGGAAACATTCATGACAACAACAATAACGGTGCAAGCAGCCTAATGGGCCACTTCAGTCTCTTCGATCCAACGACGGGGCTACACGCTTTCCAGAACGGTGGAAATATCGTAAACAACGTCGGAATATCTTTTTCATCTACTTCCATGGTTGATTCTAGGGCTTACCAGGCTGCCCCAGTGAAGATGGAAGAACAACCCGGTTTGGTTAACTTGTCTAGACCGGTTTCCGGTTTGGTTAACTTGTCTAGACCGGTTTCCGGTTTGACTTCTCCTGGGAACTTAACAAACCAGTACCTTTGGAACAGTTCAGATTTCTCGGGTCCTTCTTCTAACGATCACCACCAACTCTTGTGA
- the LOC125591432 gene encoding dof zinc finger protein DOF1.1-like isoform X1 yields the protein MIIDAYTQDMGMGIIQMYRIIKRTETPFLFLVKKSISFSLFCLCSPSLFSLSSLILCSLHVSLWSSGFLSFVLPLYFFLIPHQVSPKNPSNFIKEGRNNKGYRRTMVFSSNWSQPTNSNHHQHQLHENGSLVSGHGLLSQQLPPCPPNPNPNNHYAAVASGLPARLGGSMAERARQAKAPPPEGALKCPRCDSINTKFCYYNNYNLTQPRYFCKACRRYWTRGGALRNVPVGGGCRKNSKKGKNGNSKSSSSLSKQSSSTVNDPSSNSGQLRTNYQFPFLPTLHNLTQLGGIGLNLAATNGNNQGHEIGSSLMNDLGFLHVGNGRNIAAPISGNIHDNNNNGASSLMGHFSLFDPTTGLHAFQNGGNIVNNVGISFSSTSMVDSRAYQAAPVKMEEQPGLVNLSRPVSGLVNLSRPVSGLTSPGNLTNQYLWNSSDFSGPSSNDHHQLL from the exons atGATTATAGACGCGTATACGCAGGATATGGGAATGGGAATTATACAAATGTATAGAATCATAAAAAGGACCGAaactccttttctttttctcgtTAAAAAAAGCATTTCCTTCTCTTTATTTTGTCTTTgttctccttctctcttctcACTATCCTCTTTGATTCTGTGCTCTCTTCACGTTTCTCTTTGGTCGTCTGGTTTCCTATCTTTCGTTTTGcccctttatttttttttgattcccCACCAAGTTTCCCCTAAAAATCCATCAAACTTTATTAAAGaaggaagaaataataaaggGTATAGAAGAACAATGGTTTTCTCATCCAATTGGTCACAG ccTACGAATTCAAACCATCATCAGCATCAGCTTCACGAGAATGGAAGTTTAGTGAGCGGCCACGGACTACTTTCTCAACAACTTCCACCTTGCCCaccaaaccctaaccctaacaaCCACTATGCTGCTGTCGCCAGTGGTCTTCCGGCGAGGCTTGGTGGATCCATGGCTGAGAGAGCGAGGCAGGCCAAAGCTCCTCCACCTGAGGGGGCCCTAAAGTGTCCTCGATGCGACTCCATCAACACTAAGTTCTGTTACTACAACAATTACAACCTTACTCAGCCTCGTTACTTCTGCAAGGCTTGCCGCCGCTACTGGACACGTGGCGGCGCCCTGAGGAACGTCCCCGTGGGTGGTGGCTGCCGGAAGAATAGCAAAAAGGGTAAAAATGGCAACTCAAAATCTTCATCTTCGTTGTCCAAACAGTCTTCTTCCACGGTCAACGATCCAAGTTCCAACTCAGGACAGCTAAGGACAAACTATCAGTTCCCGTTTTTACCAACTCTTCACAATCTCACTCAACTAGGAGGTATCGGTTTGAATTTAGCTGCCACTAATGGCAACAACCAAGGCCACGAGATTGGTTCGAGTTTGATGAACGATCTAGGGTTTCTTCATGTCGGAAATGGACGAAACATAGCAGCTCCGATTAGTGGAAACATTCATGACAACAACAATAACGGTGCAAGCAGCCTAATGGGCCACTTCAGTCTCTTCGATCCAACGACGGGGCTACACGCTTTCCAGAACGGTGGAAATATCGTAAACAACGTCGGAATATCTTTTTCATCTACTTCCATGGTTGATTCTAGGGCTTACCAGGCTGCCCCAGTGAAGATGGAAGAACAACCCGGTTTGGTTAACTTGTCTAGACCGGTTTCCGGTTTGGTTAACTTGTCTAGACCGGTTTCCGGTTTGACTTCTCCTGGGAACTTAACAAACCAGTACCTTTGGAACAGTTCAGATTTCTCGGGTCCTTCTTCTAACGATCACCACCAACTCTTGTGA
- the LOC106407679 gene encoding protein TRM32, with translation MRKHLKSEKSSPRHGKYNHKSGWLAGMLHVLDFHNWRTKNRPICWKTPRTHSLVREADEQEPFLDSKNEDSKIPSVAAEDPTRQLKKLMTTKQVNEYVDFLEILNKEDVFVNILKDPNSEFDKQVQIKTSPRVLPKSGSYPLSGSSRPARIEHKQKENWYAPKQNAAVLTFNVSTDASEEHKPIVPSHGSAVINGFRKIKKLLKNTLKDRKQMKKNEKCVAVSKYDSVERYSLLLEQSFRARGGDLRSKSLKLSHEEKERALRDENKPQFFRRVSSLSGLEVLGSFLTELPRDSSARKSVDLDTNLGPKKSLLLPETLVRTEKEEEKDEEQEERSQEETETLISPGLGLNSLEKEDEDVYFCYVKKVLKLSGFLENEYKEVKWYSEEQPLDPSLLYELNIQEQEEVNKELLFDLVNEAITETRNQSHIYFPKTLSFAYPKGKRFLDEVWRRVEWSLLGLGAQDSDRSLDDIVGRDFTKGDGWMNLRGESEWLTLELEDLIFDEVLDEMLCGY, from the exons ATGAGGAAACATTTGAAAAGCGAGAAATCaagtccaagacatggaaaatATAATCACAAATCTGGCTGGTTAGCTGGAATGCTTCATGTTCTTGACTTTCACAATTGGAGAACTAAGAACCGTCCAATCT GTTGGAAGACCCCAAGAACTCATTCCTTGGTGCGTGAAGCTGATGAACAAGAACCATTTCTTGATTCTAAAAACGAAGATTCAAAGATTCCAAGTGTTGCTGCGGAGGATCCAACGAGACAACTGAAGAAGCTGATGACAACAAAGCAAGTAAACGAATACGTTGATTTTCTTGAAATCCTGAACAAGGAAGATGTTTTTGTCAATATACTAAAAGACCCAAACTCGGAGTTTGATAAGCAAGTGCAGATCAAGACTAGTCCAAGAGTTTTACCCAAGTCAGGCTCGTATCCTCTGTCTGGCTCTTCACGTCCCGCTAGAATTGAGCACAAGCAGAAAGAGAATTGGTATGCTCCAAAGCAGAACGCTGCCGTTTTGACTTTTAATGTTTCAACAGACGCTTCTGAGGAACATAAACCAATCGTACCTTCTCATGGCTCAGCTGTAATAAATGGATTCAGAAAAATCAAGAAGTTGCTCAAGAACACACTGAAAGACCGAAAGCAAATGAAGAAGAATGAGAAGTGTGTAGCAGTCTCAAAATATGATTCTGTGGAGAGATATTCTCTTCTCTTGGAACAGAGTTTTAGAGCAAGAGGTGGTGACTTGCGTTCCAAGAGTTTAAAACTTTCAcatgaagagaaagagagagcttTGAGAGATGAGAATAAACCACAATTCTTCAGACGTGTTTCGTCATTGTCAGGCCTTGAAGTTCTTGGTTCATTTCTGACCGAACTTCCCCGAGACAGTTCTGCAAGGAAATCTGTAGACCTAGATACTAACTTGGGACCAAAGAAATCTTTATTGTTACCAGAGACTCTGGTAAGGacagagaaggaagaagaaaaagatgaggAGCAAGAGGAGAGAagccaagaagaaacagagactTTAATCTCACCAG GTTTAGGTTTAAACTCTctagaaaaagaagatgaagatgtgtACTTCTGTTATGTAAAGAAGGTTCTAAAACTTTCAGGCTTCCTTGAAAACGAATACAAGGAAGTAAAATGGTACTCAGAGGAACAACCACTGGATCCATCACTACTCTACGAACTCAACatacaagaacaagaagaagtgaACAAAGAGCTTCTCTTTGATTTGGTTAACGAAGCAATCACCGAGACTCGCAACCAATCACACATATATTTCCCTAAAACATTGTCTTTTGCGTATCCAAAGGGGAAACGTTTTCTTGATGAGGTCTGGAGAAGAGTCGAGTGGAGCCTCTTAGGGTTAGGAGCTCAGGATAGTGATCGTTCATTGGATGATATTGTGGGAAGAGATTTTACAAAGGGTGATGGATGGATGAATCTTAGAGGTGAATCTGAATGGCTGACTCTTGAGCTAGAAGATCTGATTTTTGATGAAGTTTTAGATGAAATGCTCTGTGGTTATTAG